From one Catenuloplanes nepalensis genomic stretch:
- the paaA gene encoding 1,2-phenylacetyl-CoA epoxidase subunit PaaA, translating to MDGIDELTREERFDALVAAEEKVEPADWMPEAYRKGLIRQIAQHAHSEIIGMQPEGSWITRAPSLKRKAILLAKVQDEAGHGLYLYAAAETLGITRDELVDALLTKRQKYSSIFNYPTLTWADIGAIGWLVDGAAIVNQVPLCRCSYGPYARAMVRICKEESFHQRQGYELLHTLAHGTAGQHAMAQDALDRWWFPSLAMFGPPDADSTHSARSIQWKIKRFSNDELRQRFVDMCVPQAEVLGLRIPDDGLRWNEARGAHDFTPPDFAELTRVISGDGPCNAERMAHRRAAHDDGAWVREAATAFARKQAA from the coding sequence ATGGACGGCATCGATGAGCTGACCCGCGAGGAACGCTTCGACGCCCTGGTCGCGGCCGAGGAAAAGGTCGAGCCGGCCGACTGGATGCCCGAGGCGTACCGGAAAGGGCTGATCCGCCAGATCGCCCAGCACGCCCACTCCGAGATCATCGGCATGCAGCCGGAGGGTTCCTGGATCACCCGGGCGCCGAGCCTGAAGCGCAAGGCCATCCTGCTGGCGAAGGTGCAGGATGAGGCCGGCCACGGGCTCTACCTCTACGCCGCCGCCGAGACGCTCGGCATCACCCGCGACGAGCTGGTCGACGCGCTGCTGACCAAGCGGCAGAAGTACAGCTCGATCTTCAACTACCCCACGCTGACCTGGGCGGACATCGGCGCGATCGGCTGGCTGGTGGACGGCGCCGCGATCGTCAACCAGGTGCCGCTCTGCCGCTGCTCCTACGGGCCGTACGCGCGGGCCATGGTCCGCATCTGCAAGGAGGAGTCCTTCCACCAGCGCCAGGGCTACGAGTTGCTGCACACGCTCGCGCACGGCACCGCCGGCCAGCACGCGATGGCGCAGGACGCGCTGGACCGCTGGTGGTTCCCGTCGCTGGCGATGTTCGGCCCGCCGGACGCGGACTCCACCCACTCGGCCCGCTCGATCCAGTGGAAGATCAAGCGCTTCTCCAACGACGAGCTGCGCCAGCGCTTCGTGGACATGTGCGTGCCGCAGGCGGAGGTGCTCGGCCTGCGCATCCCAGACGACGGCCTGCGCTGGAACGAGGCCCGCGGCGCCCACGACTTCACGCCGCCGGACTTCGCCGAGCTGACCCGCGTGATCAGCGGCGACGGCCCGTGCAACGCCGAGCGGATGGCGCACCGCCGCGCGGCCCACGACGACGGCGCGTGGGTCCGCGAGGCTGCCACGGCGTTCGCGCGGAAGCAGGCGGCATGA
- the paaB gene encoding 1,2-phenylacetyl-CoA epoxidase subunit PaaB, whose protein sequence is MSADWPLWEVFVRPRRGLAHTHAGSLHAPDAAMALRNARDLYTRRQEGVSVWVVPSDVIVASGDELDPAPDKPYRHPTYYSVPDGAPHL, encoded by the coding sequence ATGAGCGCGGACTGGCCGCTGTGGGAGGTGTTCGTGCGCCCGCGCCGCGGCCTGGCCCATACGCACGCGGGCAGCCTGCACGCGCCGGACGCCGCGATGGCGCTGCGCAACGCGCGCGACCTCTACACCCGGCGGCAGGAGGGCGTCTCCGTCTGGGTGGTGCCGAGCGACGTGATCGTCGCGTCCGGGGACGAGCTGGACCCGGCGCCGGACAAGCCCTACCGGCACCCCACGTACTACTCGGTCCCGGACGGAGCGCCGCACCTGTGA
- the paaC gene encoding 1,2-phenylacetyl-CoA epoxidase subunit PaaC, with translation MNDVARYALGLGDDALIAAQRLGELYAGSPEMEEDVALANIALDQLGAARLLLSYAAELTGDGDEDTLAFLRGPAEFRNHVLVELPNGDFAVTITKLLFLAAWQRPLYARLAESRDERLAGIAATAGLEVAYHLDHAAQWTMRLGDGTEESHRRMQDAVDRLWPYTREFFVPDPVVRRLPGIAAEPTAAEWAETVETTLATATLRTPAGTEPPEAAAGRAGRHTAHLTGLLDEMQALHRAHPGARW, from the coding sequence GTGAACGACGTGGCCCGCTACGCGCTCGGGCTGGGCGACGACGCGCTGATCGCAGCCCAGCGCCTCGGCGAGCTCTACGCCGGCAGCCCCGAGATGGAGGAGGACGTGGCGCTGGCCAACATCGCGCTCGACCAGCTCGGCGCGGCCCGGCTGCTGCTGTCCTACGCGGCGGAGCTGACCGGTGACGGCGACGAGGACACGCTGGCGTTCCTGCGCGGACCGGCCGAGTTCCGCAACCACGTGCTGGTCGAATTGCCCAACGGCGACTTCGCGGTGACCATCACCAAGCTGCTGTTCCTCGCGGCCTGGCAGCGCCCGCTCTACGCCCGGCTGGCGGAGTCGCGGGACGAGCGGCTCGCCGGGATCGCGGCCACGGCCGGGCTGGAGGTCGCGTACCACCTGGACCACGCGGCACAGTGGACGATGCGGCTGGGCGACGGCACCGAGGAGTCGCATCGGCGCATGCAGGACGCGGTCGACCGGCTCTGGCCGTACACCCGGGAGTTCTTCGTCCCTGATCCGGTCGTGCGGCGGCTTCCCGGCATCGCGGCCGAGCCGACCGCCGCGGAGTGGGCCGAGACCGTCGAGACCACGCTGGCGACGGCCACGCTGCGGACTCCGGCCGGCACCGAGCCCCCTGAGGCTGCGGCCGGCCGGGCCGGGCGGCACACCGCGCACCTCACAGGACTGCTCGACGAGATGCAGGCGCTGCACCGCGCACATCCGGGGGCACGATGGTGA
- the paaD gene encoding 1,2-phenylacetyl-CoA epoxidase subunit PaaD: MVTALAAASEVVDPELPFVTIAELGILRAVEERDGRVTVTITPTYTGCPAVSAIRDDVRSALATAGFPDVAVETRLNPPWTTEWISEDGRRKLADAGIAPPQRRPLLTISVRCPRCGSPETEELSRFGSTACTSLWRCRACAEPFPRVKER; encoded by the coding sequence ATGGTGACCGCGCTCGCCGCCGCCTCCGAGGTCGTCGACCCCGAACTGCCGTTCGTGACCATCGCGGAGCTGGGGATCCTGCGCGCGGTGGAGGAACGGGACGGCCGGGTCACCGTGACGATCACCCCGACCTACACCGGCTGCCCGGCGGTCTCGGCGATCCGCGACGACGTGCGGAGCGCGCTGGCGACCGCGGGCTTCCCGGACGTTGCGGTCGAGACGCGGCTGAACCCGCCGTGGACGACCGAGTGGATCAGCGAGGACGGGCGCCGCAAGCTCGCGGACGCCGGTATCGCGCCGCCGCAGCGCCGGCCGTTGCTGACGATCTCGGTGCGCTGCCCGCGGTGCGGATCGCCGGAGACCGAGGAGCTGAGCCGCTTCGGTTCCACCGCGTGCACCTCGCTGTGGCGCTGCCGGGCCTGCGCCGAGCCGTTCCCGCGGGTGAAGGAGCGATGA
- a CDS encoding 2Fe-2S iron-sulfur cluster-binding protein, protein MRRGVVWHPLPVARVDRLTAEAVTITFAVPPELRPDFAFRPGQHLTVRYAPAVRRSYSICSTPQDLDKTGKIRIGVKEVPGGAFSSVGVRALRDGAALEVLPPLGTFTTDLDPLRTRRYGAIVAGSGVTPVLSLIATALATEPRSTFTLLYGNRAAASVMFADELGALKDRHPSRLQIMHVLSREPGLSPALSGRLDRDRLALLLDTAVPADSIDEWFLCGPAGLVETAEELLRSRGAPAVHTELFYAGPVAAPTPPIGDADDVALTVRLDGRESRTTMPRDGRVLDAALAVRAELPYACKGGVCATCRARVVTGEVTMARNYSLESDDVAAGYVLTCQSIPLTPEITVDYDA, encoded by the coding sequence ATGAGGCGCGGGGTGGTCTGGCATCCGCTGCCGGTGGCCCGCGTCGACCGGCTGACCGCGGAGGCCGTCACGATCACGTTCGCGGTGCCGCCGGAGTTGCGCCCGGACTTCGCGTTCCGGCCCGGTCAGCACCTGACCGTGCGCTACGCGCCGGCCGTCCGCCGCTCCTACTCGATCTGCTCTACCCCACAAGATCTCGATAAAACCGGAAAAATCCGGATCGGGGTGAAGGAGGTGCCGGGCGGCGCGTTCAGCAGCGTCGGCGTGCGCGCTCTGCGGGACGGCGCGGCCCTGGAAGTGCTGCCCCCGCTCGGCACGTTCACCACCGACCTCGACCCGCTGCGCACCCGGCGGTACGGCGCGATCGTGGCCGGCTCCGGCGTCACCCCGGTGCTGAGCCTGATCGCCACCGCGCTCGCCACCGAGCCGCGCAGCACGTTCACGCTGCTCTACGGCAATCGCGCGGCCGCGAGCGTGATGTTCGCCGACGAACTGGGCGCGCTCAAGGACCGCCACCCGTCCCGGCTGCAGATCATGCACGTGCTCTCCCGCGAGCCCGGCCTGTCGCCCGCGCTCTCCGGCCGCCTCGACCGCGACCGCCTGGCGCTGCTGCTGGACACCGCGGTCCCGGCGGACTCGATCGACGAATGGTTCCTGTGCGGCCCGGCCGGGCTGGTGGAGACGGCCGAGGAGCTGTTGCGGTCGCGCGGCGCGCCGGCCGTGCACACCGAGCTGTTCTACGCCGGCCCGGTCGCGGCGCCCACACCGCCGATCGGCGACGCGGACGACGTGGCGCTGACCGTGCGACTGGACGGCCGCGAGTCCCGCACCACCATGCCGCGCGACGGCCGGGTGCTGGACGCGGCGCTGGCGGTCCGCGCCGAGTTGCCCTACGCCTGCAAGGGCGGCGTCTGCGCGACCTGCCGCGCCAGGGTGGTCACCGGCGAGGTGACGATGGCCCGCAACTACTCACTGGAGTCCGACGACGTCGCCGCCGGCTACGTCCTCACCTGCCAGTCCATCCCGCTCACCCCGGAGATCACCGTCGACTACGACGCCTGA
- a CDS encoding aldo/keto reductase yields the protein MSYRRLGDSGLTVSAIGLGCSSFGRRLDADGSRAVVDAALDAGINFFDTADVYGEPRGTSEQLLGAALKGRRDDVVIATKFGMDMAGSNGQDFGARASRRYVTRAVEASLRRLDTDYLDLYQLHRPDPATPIEETLAALDDLVRAGKVRYLGCSNFSAWEIADAAWTARTAHRTPFISAQNRYSLLHRDPEAELLPACQHFGLGLLPFFPLDSGLLSGKYRRDTPPPSGGRLSDERYATLLKSAPWDLIETIESFAQVRGKTLLDVAIAGLTSRRGVSSVIAGATSPDQVRANAAAGAWRLTPDDLVKLDAIR from the coding sequence ATGAGTTATCGGCGGCTTGGCGACTCAGGGCTGACCGTCTCCGCGATCGGCCTCGGATGCAGCAGTTTCGGGCGCCGGCTGGACGCGGACGGCAGCCGCGCGGTGGTCGACGCCGCGCTCGACGCCGGCATCAACTTCTTCGACACCGCGGACGTCTACGGCGAGCCGCGCGGCACGTCCGAACAGCTGCTCGGTGCCGCCCTCAAGGGCCGGCGCGACGACGTCGTGATCGCCACCAAGTTCGGCATGGACATGGCCGGCAGCAACGGGCAGGACTTCGGCGCCCGCGCCTCCCGGAGATACGTGACCCGCGCGGTCGAGGCGTCGCTGCGCCGGCTGGACACCGACTACCTGGACCTCTACCAGCTGCACCGGCCCGACCCGGCCACGCCGATAGAGGAGACGCTGGCCGCGCTGGACGACCTGGTCCGGGCCGGCAAGGTGCGCTACCTCGGCTGCTCGAACTTCTCGGCGTGGGAGATCGCGGACGCGGCATGGACCGCGCGCACCGCGCACCGGACGCCGTTCATCAGCGCCCAGAACCGGTACAGCCTGTTGCACCGTGACCCGGAGGCGGAGTTGCTGCCCGCCTGCCAGCACTTCGGGCTGGGCCTGCTGCCCTTCTTCCCGCTGGACAGCGGCCTGCTGAGCGGGAAGTACCGGCGGGACACGCCACCGCCGTCCGGTGGCCGGCTCTCCGACGAGCGCTACGCGACGCTGCTCAAGTCCGCGCCGTGGGACCTCATCGAGACGATCGAGAGCTTCGCCCAGGTGCGCGGGAAGACGCTGCTGGACGTGGCGATCGCCGGGCTGACGTCCCGGCGCGGCGTCTCCAGCGTGATCGCGGGCGCGACCAGCCCCGACCAGGTCCGCGCGAACGCGGCCGCCGGCGCCTGGCGCCTCACCCCGGACGACCTGGTCAAGCTGGACGCGATCCGCTAG
- a CDS encoding SWIM zinc finger family protein translates to MAAFFEAAKPIAVDGGIKARSQRGKIGEQWWSRHFIEILEGICDPGRLARGRAYARKGQVLSLSVAPGTVTAAVQGSRPAPYKVDITIERYDESRWDAISAALASQALYRAKLLAGEMPTEIVEVFDELGAPLFPAELDMECSCPDWGFPCKHLSAALYLLAEAFDDDPFLVLAWRGRTREELLGSLGTAPVVADPLRVDHVPLAGALAGFYAPGASPAKLREHGTNRVAAPPDLLLRALDPPDVRIRHIPLVDLLRSAYRSLGGSDMPAGTGT, encoded by the coding sequence ATGGCCGCGTTCTTCGAAGCCGCGAAGCCGATCGCGGTCGACGGCGGCATCAAGGCCCGGTCGCAGCGCGGGAAGATCGGCGAGCAGTGGTGGTCGCGGCACTTCATCGAGATCCTGGAGGGCATCTGCGACCCCGGCCGGCTCGCCCGGGGACGCGCCTACGCCCGGAAGGGACAGGTGCTCAGCCTGTCCGTGGCGCCGGGCACGGTCACCGCCGCGGTGCAGGGCTCCCGGCCGGCCCCCTACAAGGTCGACATCACCATCGAGCGGTACGACGAGAGCCGCTGGGACGCGATCTCGGCGGCGCTGGCGTCGCAGGCGCTCTATCGCGCGAAGCTGCTGGCCGGCGAGATGCCCACGGAGATCGTCGAGGTCTTCGACGAGCTGGGCGCGCCGCTGTTCCCGGCCGAGCTGGACATGGAGTGCAGCTGCCCGGACTGGGGCTTCCCGTGCAAGCACCTGTCCGCCGCGCTCTACCTGCTCGCCGAGGCGTTCGACGACGACCCCTTCCTCGTGCTGGCGTGGCGTGGGCGTACCCGCGAGGAGCTTCTGGGGTCTCTGGGCACCGCGCCCGTGGTCGCGGATCCGCTGCGCGTCGACCACGTGCCGCTGGCCGGCGCGCTGGCCGGCTTCTACGCGCCCGGGGCGTCCCCGGCCAAGCTCCGCGAGCACGGCACGAATCGCGTCGCGGCCCCGCCTGACCTGCTACTTCGTGCGCTCGACCCGCCCGATGTGCGGATCCGTCATATTCCGTTGGTGGATCTGCTCCGGTCGGCCTACCGTTCGCTTGGCGGCTCGGACATGCCGGCGGGAACGGGGACTTAA
- a CDS encoding DEAD/DEAH box helicase, translated as MLVVHGGWHDRRLALWAEDTERAPAGTSRAKARPHPFAATAGALAGALPVAGDPGEARIHLPGSARWPVPSPESGIDAAVRTPSLTVWTVPVLLVTPARALTFLDTETDGTWAPAESLSYLGAVAELARDLVRRGRMLPQLVNDEARWRAVLTGADAAAFRSYAQAMPPTCRALGDGEQRADDVLRRALDLFVDAAARAAFPERLLLGHRPGSRSPLADRWMVALTGDDPGLPGARKADADALGKALTGWYDAAQAANGPARVSFRLDEPVQGTDEWWLEFALQSTDDPAHYVAAADVFEGGADWPRADETLLAGLGRAVRLFPALYESLRRPRPDGMELDTAGAFDFLSTAAPLLQAAGYGVQLPSWAGRRGLGLKLTTRAKTKSGPKAVAAQGFGMSELVDYRLDLMVGDEAIDPEELARLALATVPLIQVRGRWVELDDRQLQAALKAVSRRREGELTAAEVLAQVIDGGEPDLPLVDVDADGPLGDLLSGEASERLTPIATPEGFAGTLRPYQERGLSWLSFLSKLGLGGILADDMGLGKTAQTLSLLVAEKAERPTLLICPMSLVSNWRKEAERFAPGLTVHVHHGTGRDPSALDKHDLVITTYGTALRDLAVLQQIEWERVVCDEAQALKNSGTRQAQAARAIPARTRLALSGTPVENHLAELWALLEFCNPGLLGTVKHFRSRYQEPIEARQDEYASAALKRATGPFILRRLKTDKSIISDLPEKLEVKVWCTLTPEQATLYAAVVEEMMASISSTTGIQRRGNVLAAMTRLKQVCNHPAHLLKDGSALPGRSGKLDRLESLCEEIVADGEKGLVFTQYAEFGALLQPYLQARLDRPVLWLHGGLAKARRDELVERFQTGDEPTIFLLSLKAAGTGLNLTAANHVIHVDRWWNPAVEDQATDRAYRIGQRKNVQVRKFICTGTLEERIDEMIERKKALADAVVGTGEDWITDLSTDALRDLFALDPSAVA; from the coding sequence ATGCTGGTGGTGCACGGTGGCTGGCACGACCGCCGCCTGGCGCTCTGGGCCGAGGACACCGAGCGGGCCCCGGCCGGCACGTCCCGCGCGAAGGCCCGCCCGCACCCGTTCGCCGCGACCGCGGGCGCCCTGGCCGGCGCGCTCCCGGTCGCCGGTGACCCCGGCGAGGCCCGCATCCACCTGCCCGGCTCGGCCCGGTGGCCGGTGCCGTCGCCGGAGAGCGGGATCGACGCCGCGGTCCGCACGCCGTCGCTGACGGTCTGGACCGTGCCGGTCCTGCTGGTCACGCCCGCGCGCGCACTGACGTTCCTGGACACGGAGACGGACGGCACCTGGGCGCCGGCCGAGTCACTGAGCTACCTCGGCGCGGTCGCGGAGCTGGCGCGGGACCTGGTCCGGCGCGGGCGCATGCTGCCGCAGCTGGTGAACGACGAGGCGCGCTGGCGGGCCGTGCTGACGGGTGCGGACGCGGCCGCGTTCCGGAGCTACGCGCAGGCCATGCCGCCCACGTGCCGGGCACTGGGCGACGGGGAGCAGCGGGCCGACGACGTACTGCGGCGGGCTCTTGATCTGTTCGTGGACGCGGCGGCGCGGGCGGCCTTCCCGGAGCGGCTGCTGCTCGGGCACCGGCCGGGGAGCCGTTCGCCGCTGGCCGACCGCTGGATGGTCGCGCTGACCGGCGACGACCCCGGGCTGCCCGGCGCGAGGAAGGCCGACGCCGACGCACTCGGCAAAGCCCTGACCGGCTGGTACGACGCGGCGCAGGCGGCGAACGGCCCGGCCCGGGTGAGCTTCCGGCTGGACGAGCCGGTGCAGGGTACGGACGAGTGGTGGCTGGAGTTCGCGCTGCAGTCCACGGACGATCCGGCACACTACGTGGCCGCGGCGGACGTCTTCGAGGGCGGCGCTGACTGGCCACGCGCGGACGAGACGCTGCTGGCCGGGCTGGGCCGAGCGGTCCGGCTGTTCCCCGCGCTCTACGAGTCGTTGCGCAGGCCGCGGCCGGACGGCATGGAGCTGGACACGGCCGGTGCGTTCGACTTCCTCAGCACGGCAGCGCCGCTGTTGCAGGCCGCTGGCTACGGCGTGCAGCTGCCCTCGTGGGCCGGCAGGCGCGGCCTCGGGCTCAAGCTCACCACCCGGGCGAAGACGAAGTCCGGCCCGAAAGCCGTGGCGGCGCAGGGCTTCGGCATGTCGGAGCTGGTCGACTACCGGCTGGACCTGATGGTCGGCGACGAGGCGATCGACCCGGAGGAGCTGGCCCGGCTGGCGCTGGCCACGGTGCCGCTCATCCAGGTGCGCGGCCGCTGGGTGGAGCTGGACGACCGGCAGTTGCAGGCCGCGCTCAAGGCCGTGTCGAGACGCCGCGAGGGCGAGCTGACCGCGGCGGAGGTGCTGGCGCAGGTGATCGACGGCGGCGAGCCGGACCTGCCGCTGGTGGACGTGGACGCGGACGGCCCGCTCGGCGACCTGCTCTCCGGCGAGGCGTCCGAACGGCTGACGCCGATCGCCACGCCGGAGGGCTTCGCGGGCACGCTCCGGCCGTACCAGGAACGGGGTCTGTCCTGGTTGTCGTTCCTGTCGAAACTGGGCCTCGGCGGGATCCTGGCCGACGACATGGGCCTCGGCAAGACGGCGCAGACGCTGTCGCTGCTGGTCGCGGAGAAGGCGGAGCGGCCGACGCTGCTGATCTGCCCGATGTCGCTGGTGTCGAACTGGCGCAAGGAGGCGGAACGCTTCGCGCCCGGCCTGACCGTCCACGTCCACCACGGCACCGGGCGCGACCCGTCCGCGCTGGACAAGCACGACCTGGTGATCACCACCTACGGGACCGCGCTGCGCGATCTCGCCGTGTTGCAGCAGATCGAGTGGGAGCGGGTGGTCTGTGACGAGGCGCAGGCGCTGAAGAACAGCGGCACCCGGCAGGCGCAGGCGGCTCGCGCGATCCCGGCCCGGACCCGGCTCGCGCTCTCCGGCACGCCGGTGGAGAACCACCTGGCCGAGCTGTGGGCGCTGCTGGAGTTCTGCAACCCCGGCCTGCTCGGCACGGTCAAGCACTTCCGGTCCCGCTATCAGGAGCCGATCGAGGCACGGCAGGACGAGTACGCCTCCGCCGCGCTCAAGCGCGCCACCGGCCCGTTCATCCTCCGCCGCCTCAAGACCGACAAATCCATCATCTCCGACCTGCCGGAGAAGCTGGAGGTCAAGGTGTGGTGCACGCTCACGCCGGAACAGGCCACGCTCTACGCCGCGGTGGTCGAGGAGATGATGGCCTCGATCTCGTCCACCACCGGCATCCAGCGGCGCGGCAACGTGCTGGCCGCGATGACCCGGCTCAAGCAGGTCTGCAACCACCCGGCGCACCTGCTCAAGGACGGCTCCGCGCTGCCCGGCCGCTCCGGCAAGCTGGACCGGCTCGAATCGCTCTGCGAGGAGATCGTGGCGGACGGCGAGAAGGGCCTGGTCTTCACGCAGTACGCGGAGTTCGGCGCGCTGCTGCAGCCCTACCTGCAGGCCCGGCTGGACCGGCCGGTGCTCTGGCTGCACGGCGGGCTCGCCAAGGCCCGGCGGGACGAGCTGGTCGAACGGTTCCAGACCGGCGACGAGCCGACGATCTTCCTGCTCTCGCTGAAGGCGGCCGGCACCGGGCTCAACCTGACCGCGGCCAACCACGTGATCCACGTCGACCGGTGGTGGAACCCGGCGGTCGAGGACCAGGCGACCGACCGCGCCTATCGCATCGGGCAGCGGAAGAACGTGCAGGTCCGCAAGTTCATCTGCACCGGCACCCTCGAGGAGCGGATCGACGAGATGATCGAACGGAAGAAGGCGCTGGCGGACGCCGTGGTCGGCACCGGCGAGGACTGGATCACCGATCTGTCCACGGACGCGCTGCGGGACCTGTTCGCGCTCGACCCGTCGGCGGTGGCCTGA
- the mqnC gene encoding cyclic dehypoxanthinyl futalosine synthase: MTVNREIDDILQRGADGGRITPEEALLIYTDAPLHALGEAADAVRRRRYPDGIVTYLIDRNINYTNVCVTACKFCAFFRAPKHKEGWSHPMEEILRRCGEAVDLGATQVMLQGGHHPDYGTEYYENLFSSVKAAYPQLVIHSIGPSEILHMAKVDGISIEDAILRIRAAGLDSIAGAGAEMLPERPRKAIAPLKESGARWLEVMETAHRHGIESTATMMMGTGETHAERVEHIAMIRDVQDRTGGFRAFIPWTYQPENNHLKGRTQATTLEYLRFIAMSRIFFHNVDHLQASWLTTGKEVGQLSLHMGVDDLGSIMLEENVISSAGARHRSNLHDLIWMIRSAGRIPAQRDTLYRHLAVHRTPAEDPTDDRVVSHFSSIALPGGGAGRSLPLVEAH; encoded by the coding sequence GTGACGGTGAACAGGGAGATCGACGACATCCTGCAGCGTGGCGCGGACGGCGGGCGGATCACGCCCGAGGAGGCGCTGCTCATCTACACCGACGCTCCGCTGCACGCGCTGGGCGAGGCCGCGGACGCGGTGCGCCGGCGGCGATACCCGGACGGGATCGTCACGTACCTGATCGACCGCAACATCAACTACACGAACGTCTGCGTGACCGCGTGCAAGTTCTGCGCGTTCTTCCGCGCCCCCAAGCACAAGGAGGGCTGGTCGCATCCGATGGAGGAGATCCTCCGCCGGTGCGGCGAGGCCGTCGACCTGGGCGCGACCCAGGTGATGCTGCAGGGCGGTCACCACCCGGACTACGGCACCGAGTACTACGAGAATCTGTTCTCCTCGGTCAAGGCGGCCTACCCGCAGCTCGTGATCCACTCGATCGGCCCGTCCGAGATCCTGCACATGGCCAAGGTCGACGGCATCTCGATCGAGGACGCGATCCTCCGGATCAGGGCGGCCGGGCTGGACTCGATCGCCGGCGCCGGCGCGGAGATGCTGCCGGAGCGGCCACGGAAGGCGATCGCGCCGCTCAAGGAGTCCGGTGCGCGCTGGCTCGAGGTGATGGAGACCGCGCACCGGCACGGCATCGAGTCGACCGCGACGATGATGATGGGCACCGGCGAGACGCACGCGGAGCGCGTGGAGCACATCGCCATGATCCGGGACGTGCAGGACCGCACCGGCGGGTTCCGGGCGTTCATCCCGTGGACCTACCAGCCGGAGAACAACCACCTGAAGGGCCGCACCCAGGCCACCACGCTGGAGTACCTGCGGTTCATCGCGATGTCCCGGATCTTCTTCCACAACGTGGACCACCTGCAGGCGTCCTGGCTGACCACGGGCAAGGAGGTCGGCCAGCTGTCGCTGCACATGGGCGTGGACGACCTGGGCTCGATCATGCTGGAGGAGAACGTCATCTCCTCGGCCGGCGCGCGGCACCGGTCGAACCTGCACGACCTGATCTGGATGATCCGGTCGGCCGGCCGCATCCCGGCGCAACGCGACACGCTCTACCGCCACCTGGCCGTGCACCGCACGCCGGCGGAGGACCCGACGGACGACCGGGTCGTCTCGCACTTCTCGTCGATCGCGCTGCCCGGTGGCGGGGCCGGCCGGTCGCTGCCCCTCGTCGAGGCGCACTGA